CTGAAGCATATCTTCCAGAAGCCCTCCGAAAGCATCATCTCCACTGTCTTTTTCTTTTGAAATATTATCTATTGAGGATCCTCCCATACTTATGATAAGAGCATTCTTCACCCAGGGATAGGTCACATACAATCCGGTAATGGCAATAAAGAACAGTATCAGAAAGGTATAGAATCCCAATGTATTGTGCAGATCATAATTAACCCTTTGAAATTTTGCTTTGAACATGACGGTCAGCCCCTGTTTCAAAAACTTCAGTTTCTTCGGGAGCCAAAGAATCAATCCTGAAATCAGCAGAACACAAAACATAAGAACTGAAGCTCCTACAACCTGTCTTCCTGCATTTCCCATCATCAGATTTCTATGAAGATCAAGAACTATTTCAAAGAATTGATCCGAACTAGTATTGGGCTGCCCCAGAAGTTGTCCCGTGTATTGATTATAGTAAGTACTTTTATCCAGGTTATTTTCACGGTAACCAACCACATAGCTTTTCCCTTTATCGTCTGGAATCATCAGGGAAGTAAGTTCTTTATTCTGTTTTAATAATTCTGCCTGAATCAAGTCTGGATTCATAGCTATTCCTGAGCCTGGACTGATATAAATTTTATCTCTGTTGCTAAAATCACTGATCTGATTTTTGAAAGCATAAAGACAGCCGGTGAGACACATCACAAAAACAACACTACTTGATAAAAGTCCCAGCCAGAGATGAGTGATCCACATCAGGTATTTTATAACTGATTCGTTTTTTCTTCTTTTCCTGTAAAGACTTTTCAATAATACTTTCATTGTTTAACAGCAAAAACATTAAGACAGTATGACCGTCTTAATGTTTTAAATTAAAATTGATATGAATAAATTAAAAAAGTTAATACAAATTCGGGCAAGGAAGCATGAAGCTTATGATGGAAGTTATTGAGTCTAAAAGATTACTGGTTTAACTTTAATCTACATTCACCAAATTGAATAAGTTTTCTTAAAAGTAGTAAGAACTTTTGGCCCAATATCATATCTCTCTCCTTCTCCTGCTTCCAGCCCTCACTGGTATCAATGTCGTTTATTTTCTTCCTTTGAACTGAACTTCTTTTACGATTTCTTCAAACTTCGTAAAATGTTCAGGACTTAGTGCTTTCTGAATTGCAGCCTTTCTCTGGGTATCAAATCTCTCCCAGTATTCTTTGGCCAAATCGTTATTTCCGTGATATACATCATGAGCATCATTAAATGCTTTTTCAAAAGCATCATTCGCTGCATTTACTACTTTGAACTCATCTTCAGAAAGCTGTGCTTCCGTTTTGATTTTTTCTAACAATGCATTGTCATATCTCGGTCTCTTTCTGGAATTTTCATCCACAAACTTATTGAACTTTTCCATCTGAGGAGCATCCAAAACGGTAGCCATTTCAATAGACTGCTGTGCTCTCAGTTCTTCATTTTTTATACCTAAAGCTACGCGGTCCATATTACCACCCTGAGCTTTTGCCGCCTGGAAGTTCTGCTCCTGAAGCTGCTGATATTTTGCAGTGATCTCATTGAAGTTCTTTTCCTGTTCAGCAGTAAGCTTCACTTCTGTTTTAAACTGGTTATAGTCTATTCCTTTCTTTTTATCTCCTGAGCATGACATTGCAATGGCACTAAGAGCTAAAGCAAAGAATATTGTTTTGATACTTTTCATAATGAATGATTTTGTTGATTAGAATTTATAGTTTACCTGTACAGCAAAGTTTCTAGGCTGAATCTGATCGATATATCCACCTCTGAAATAAGAGCTATACCCTACACTATCAAAAATATTATTAAAGAATACTCTTACTCCCATTCCATTTTTTAGGGTATATCCTGCCTGAGCATCTACTGTAGTGTATTCCGGCATATCGAAAGGTTTGTCTCCAGGTTTCACACTGTTCAGGTGACCTGCTGTAAATGTTTTCTGAGTCCATTCGTCAACCGGTCTTTTTCCAACATAATAAATTCCTGCTCCTACATCAAGTCCTGATAAAGTACCTTTATTGAATTTATAATTCAGCCAACCGTTTGCAGTATGTTTAGGCGCGTTCATTGGTGCAGATCCGTTCATGTAAGCAGGACTGTCCTGATACTGAGCATCCAGATATGCCCATCCGGACATTACCTGAAGGTTCGGCAGAATTCGTCCGATCAATTCTACTTCCACTCCTTTTCTTCTAAGGTTTCCTGCAAGACCGTACATTGTTTGTTTGTCTATCACAACAGGGTTGTAATTTTCATCAAGAATAGTGAAAGAAAGGTGATCTGTTTTGATGTCAAATACTGTTACGTTAAATCTTAAACGCTCATTAAACCAGTCTGATTTAATACCAGCTTCCCATTGTTTAGTCATTGACGGGCCTACTCTTCCACCGTCTAAAAGGAAATTATTAGAGGATCTTAAAGATGTTGTTGTTGTATATGATCCAAATACATTAACATTTGGAAGCGGAGAAACAATCAATCCAAAATTAGGATTCCATGTATCTACAGATTCATTGGCAGAACCATTAAGTCTGCTGTAACGAAGTCCCAAATGAGCTTTCACATATTTCCCGATCGTCATCACATCCTGAGCCATTGCACCGATACTTGGTGTCAATACTGCGTTTGATCTTCCCAGATTTTTATAGATGACATTTACAGGAAGTTGGTTCGGAATGTTTCCGTTCACTACGTCTACAATATCAAGAGGGTTGGCCGCATAAGTTGTATTTCCGATTTTTGTAGCACGTGCAGTAATTAAATTCCCTGGTGCAATAGAGTTTTTGTATGCTTCAAATGTTGTAGAAGAAGTTTCTGTTTCTCTCCAGTCAAAACCAACCTGGAATGTGTGTTTAATAAATCCTGTCTTTATCTGCTCTCCAATAAAGTCTAACTGTAATACTTTGTTGATATCTTCTCCCTGTGATTTTCCTATAGTACGCTGTCTGATATTATAGTTGGTTTCACCAGCCGGCAGTGACACAGATGAAGCTTCAGAGTCTGTATTGCTTACGGAATTCACGAAAGCTGCTCTAACTTTTAATTTATCCGTAAGGTTACGTACAATTGTGGTCGCAAAATTGTATGTTTCAGTTTTTGAATAATCAGATGTATATCCTAAAAACTTACCTTTTGGCATATGATAGAGTGCTTCAACAGTTCCCGGTGCAAGGTTTATTGTTCCTCTGTCCGGTGTTCTTTTATCATGAAGATAATCCATTTCCACATTGATTAATGTTTTATCATCCGGACGGAAAGCGATGGATGGGTTTACATAAATCCTTTCTCCCTGTACATGACTTCTGAATGAATTATTATTCTGGTATGCTCCATTGAATCTCACAGCTACTTTTCCCTGAGAATCTAATACTCTCTGGAAGTCTACTGTAGGTCTGTAAAAATCCCAGCTTCCGTAACGGAATCCTACATTCGTCTGATCAATAAACTGAGGTCTTTTTGTTACAACATTGATCACTCCTCCTGCAGATCCCAAACCATTTCCTATTCCCTGACCAATAGCAGCAGATCCTTTAATAACCTGAATACTTTCTACTCCCTGCATATCAGTGATCATCCCTGCAGTACGGAAATCTGAATCCAGCTGAACTCCGTTTTTC
This genomic window from Chryseobacterium viscerum contains:
- a CDS encoding PepSY-associated TM helix domain-containing protein yields the protein MKVLLKSLYRKRRKNESVIKYLMWITHLWLGLLSSSVVFVMCLTGCLYAFKNQISDFSNRDKIYISPGSGIAMNPDLIQAELLKQNKELTSLMIPDDKGKSYVVGYRENNLDKSTYYNQYTGQLLGQPNTSSDQFFEIVLDLHRNLMMGNAGRQVVGASVLMFCVLLISGLILWLPKKLKFLKQGLTVMFKAKFQRVNYDLHNTLGFYTFLILFFIAITGLYVTYPWVKNALIISMGGSSIDNISKEKDSGDDAFGGLLEDMLQKQDEKKNLKDIPSASVDKILKLADYHLPYTAVTSIELPNKENPRYVVIKINRQNSLGIMFPDEVTFDKTGVFKTKELFSDKPLNKQFTALAKPLHTGEIMGLPSIILYFIVSLIGCSLPVTGFLIWWHRFRKMK
- a CDS encoding TonB-dependent siderophore receptor, translating into MNKVVSFSLLLLGGVLANAQKVNDSVKHKKIEEVELFGEKKKQPQGLDAITRLPLKTRDQIQSISVISHKAIEELGALTVTDVAKNVPGVTLFSSYGGGNESMSIRGYRGVPVLKNGVQLDSDFRTAGMITDMQGVESIQVIKGSAAIGQGIGNGLGSAGGVINVVTKRPQFIDQTNVGFRYGSWDFYRPTVDFQRVLDSQGKVAVRFNGAYQNNNSFRSHVQGERIYVNPSIAFRPDDKTLINVEMDYLHDKRTPDRGTINLAPGTVEALYHMPKGKFLGYTSDYSKTETYNFATTIVRNLTDKLKVRAAFVNSVSNTDSEASSVSLPAGETNYNIRQRTIGKSQGEDINKVLQLDFIGEQIKTGFIKHTFQVGFDWRETETSSTTFEAYKNSIAPGNLITARATKIGNTTYAANPLDIVDVVNGNIPNQLPVNVIYKNLGRSNAVLTPSIGAMAQDVMTIGKYVKAHLGLRYSRLNGSANESVDTWNPNFGLIVSPLPNVNVFGSYTTTTSLRSSNNFLLDGGRVGPSMTKQWEAGIKSDWFNERLRFNVTVFDIKTDHLSFTILDENYNPVVIDKQTMYGLAGNLRRKGVEVELIGRILPNLQVMSGWAYLDAQYQDSPAYMNGSAPMNAPKHTANGWLNYKFNKGTLSGLDVGAGIYYVGKRPVDEWTQKTFTAGHLNSVKPGDKPFDMPEYTTVDAQAGYTLKNGMGVRVFFNNIFDSVGYSSYFRGGYIDQIQPRNFAVQVNYKF